In one window of Deltaproteobacteria bacterium DNA:
- a CDS encoding aldo/keto reductase — MKRVSLGRSPLSVSSIGLGCMGMSEFYGPRDDAESLATLEQALDSGINFFDTADMYGLGHNERLLGKFLKKRRKEVVIATKFGIVREDGSYRRSICGRPEYVREACEASLRRLGIETIDLYYCHRVDSTIPIEETVGAMADLARQGKVRELGISEASAATLRRANEVFPLAALQTEYSLWTRDPEREVLPACRELGIAFVAYSPLGRGFLTGRIRTTEGMGPEDFRRFLPRLESDNLAKNLAILERLEVVARGCGCTPAQLALAWLLAQGDDIVPIPGTKRRKYLDENTGAVAVRLDAYDLAKIDAVAPRGAAAGERYTAEGMKGIDG, encoded by the coding sequence ATGAAGCGTGTGTCCCTGGGAAGGAGCCCCCTTTCGGTATCCTCGATCGGCCTCGGCTGCATGGGGATGAGTGAATTCTACGGGCCCAGGGACGATGCCGAGTCGCTCGCCACGCTGGAACAGGCGTTGGATTCGGGGATCAATTTCTTCGACACCGCGGACATGTACGGCTTGGGGCATAACGAGAGGCTGCTGGGAAAATTTCTTAAAAAGCGCCGGAAGGAGGTCGTCATCGCCACGAAATTCGGCATCGTGCGCGAGGACGGAAGCTACCGCCGCAGTATCTGCGGGCGTCCGGAATATGTGCGCGAGGCGTGCGAGGCAAGTCTCCGCCGTCTCGGCATCGAGACGATCGACCTTTATTACTGTCATCGCGTCGACTCAACCATACCGATCGAGGAGACCGTCGGGGCGATGGCCGACCTGGCGCGGCAGGGAAAGGTCCGCGAACTCGGCATCAGCGAGGCGTCGGCGGCGACGCTGCGCCGCGCGAACGAGGTATTCCCGCTGGCCGCTCTCCAGACGGAGTATTCCCTCTGGACGCGCGACCCCGAAAGGGAAGTGCTGCCCGCATGCCGGGAGCTCGGAATCGCTTTCGTCGCCTACAGCCCGCTGGGGCGCGGATTTCTCACGGGCCGGATCCGGACGACGGAAGGGATGGGCCCGGAGGATTTCCGGCGCTTCCTCCCTCGTCTGGAATCGGACAACCTTGCGAAGAACCTCGCCATCCTCGAGCGCCTCGAAGTCGTCGCGCGCGGGTGCGGGTGCACTCCAGCACAGCTCGCCCTGGCCTGGCTTCTTGCGCAGGGCGATGACATCGTGCCGATCCCGGGAACGAAGCGTCGAAAGTACCTTGACGAAAACACAGGCGCGGTCGCCGTACGGCTCGACGCCTACGATCTTGCGAAAATCGACGCCGTCGCTCCGCGCGGTGCGGCGGCCGGAGAGCGTTATACCGCGGAAGGAATGAAAGGGATCGATGGATGA
- a CDS encoding FAD-dependent oxidoreductase, with the protein MSDFEYLFSPIRIGHMNVRNRIFQPAHITGFAEKGLPTDRLLHYYEARARGGVGLIVQEATSVSPYSQYHSEVFAQAYRDEIVPILKRIGEAVHAHSAKIVLQLWHCGHVSTSFYTGYPGQSSSGIPNPMIGECPVAMDEDDIREAVRLFVEASLRAKEAGYDGVELNFGHGYLQQQFLSPSQNIRTDEYGGSLENRLRFGMDVISAIRKAAGPNFVVGLRAAGDEFIPEGFDLEDAKEAFSAWARTGLLDYLNVTAASYKSGAYAVPPMMIPPRPMVYLAAEIKQLVDLPVFTAIRINDPVTADDIIKNNEADMVGIARGMICDPDLPRKAQEGRLDDIRQCIACNEGCWDRFCHKEAITCLQNPEAGFERKRKIQPAAVRKKVLVVGGGCAGMEAAIVARSRGHEVILCEKSGELGGAIRIMAMAPSRQEFGQAVRFLKHELERLSIDVRMNTEVTVDMALAEKPDAVIVATGGLAIEDPAPEKVGPGSSIEISPGFHVVTAEDVLQRKVECGKRVVIADYQNYTKGLVAAEVLAELGKEVTVIMPFPVRLFTSNPYNVELITLGLQFMMLKSKGVTRVSDHQVKKAFPGKVVIRDVFTEQERELPADTLVLSYWRKANDGLYAELKGKVGQLRKIGDALAPRLLIDAIHEGYKVASEI; encoded by the coding sequence ATGAGCGATTTCGAGTATCTCTTCTCACCGATCCGCATCGGGCACATGAACGTCCGGAATCGGATCTTCCAGCCTGCCCATATCACCGGGTTCGCGGAGAAGGGCCTCCCGACGGACAGGCTCCTTCATTATTATGAGGCACGCGCCCGGGGGGGAGTCGGCTTGATCGTCCAGGAGGCCACGTCGGTCTCACCGTACAGCCAGTATCATTCGGAAGTGTTCGCCCAGGCCTACCGGGACGAGATCGTGCCGATCCTCAAGCGAATCGGCGAAGCGGTGCATGCGCACAGCGCGAAAATCGTCCTCCAGCTATGGCATTGCGGCCATGTGAGCACCAGCTTCTACACGGGCTATCCCGGCCAATCCTCCTCGGGGATCCCTAACCCGATGATCGGGGAATGCCCTGTGGCGATGGACGAGGACGACATCCGGGAAGCGGTGCGCCTTTTCGTCGAGGCCTCCCTGCGCGCCAAGGAAGCGGGCTACGACGGCGTGGAGCTGAACTTCGGCCACGGCTACCTGCAGCAGCAGTTTCTCTCCCCTTCGCAAAACATCCGCACGGACGAGTATGGGGGAAGCCTGGAGAACCGCCTCCGGTTCGGCATGGATGTTATCTCCGCGATCCGGAAGGCGGCCGGCCCGAATTTCGTCGTGGGCCTTCGGGCGGCGGGGGATGAGTTCATACCGGAAGGATTCGACCTGGAGGACGCCAAAGAGGCCTTCTCCGCCTGGGCCCGAACCGGCCTGCTGGACTACCTGAACGTCACCGCCGCCTCCTACAAGTCCGGCGCGTACGCCGTGCCGCCGATGATGATTCCTCCGCGTCCGATGGTCTACCTTGCCGCGGAAATCAAGCAGCTCGTCGACTTGCCGGTCTTTACCGCCATCCGGATCAACGATCCGGTGACCGCGGACGACATCATCAAGAACAACGAGGCGGACATGGTGGGGATCGCCCGGGGGATGATCTGCGACCCGGATTTGCCCAGAAAGGCGCAGGAAGGGAGGCTGGACGATATCCGCCAGTGCATCGCCTGCAACGAGGGGTGCTGGGACCGGTTCTGCCACAAGGAGGCGATCACCTGCCTCCAGAATCCGGAAGCCGGATTCGAAAGAAAGCGGAAGATTCAACCCGCGGCCGTACGGAAGAAAGTTCTGGTCGTGGGCGGGGGCTGCGCCGGGATGGAGGCCGCCATCGTCGCCCGGTCCCGGGGCCACGAGGTGATCCTCTGCGAGAAGTCCGGCGAGCTGGGCGGGGCGATCCGGATCATGGCGATGGCTCCCAGCCGGCAGGAATTCGGGCAGGCGGTCCGGTTCCTCAAGCACGAGCTGGAGCGGTTGTCCATCGACGTCCGCATGAACACCGAGGTCACGGTCGATATGGCGCTCGCCGAAAAGCCGGACGCGGTCATCGTCGCGACCGGGGGGCTTGCCATCGAAGACCCGGCCCCGGAAAAAGTCGGGCCCGGCTCTTCCATCGAGATCTCTCCGGGATTCCACGTGGTCACCGCAGAGGATGTGCTGCAAAGGAAGGTGGAATGCGGAAAGCGGGTGGTGATCGCGGATTACCAGAATTATACGAAAGGACTGGTGGCCGCCGAAGTCCTTGCGGAACTGGGGAAGGAAGTGACGGTGATCATGCCGTTTCCCGTCCGGCTGTTCACGAGCAATCCCTACAACGTGGAGCTGATCACCCTGGGCCTGCAGTTCATGATGCTCAAGAGCAAAGGCGTCACGCGCGTAAGCGACCACCAGGTCAAAAAGGCGTTCCCCGGCAAGGTGGTCATCCGGGACGTGTTCACCGAGCAGGAGCGGGAACTTCCCGCCGACACCCTTGTCCTTTCCTACTGGCGCAAAGCCAACGACGGGCTTTATGCGGAGCTCAAGGGGAAGGTCGGGCAGCTCCGCAAGATTGGGGACGCACTGGCGCCCCGCCTTCTCATCGACGCCATTCACGAGGGCTACAAAGTCGCCTCGGAGATATAA